The Malus domestica chromosome 17, GDT2T_hap1 genome contains the following window.
TTGCTTCCCCGTGGTTATTACTTAGGAATACCTAACAACTATACTTTAGTGTAGTTTTTCTTCTCTTGAGTTGATGATTCTATTTTCAGTTATTGTGTGAGATCAACTTTTCTATCAATTATCAAATAGATTGATGAACGCTTACTAAGAAGATTGGATTACAATGTGCTAACTGCTATGTGAAGGTAAAAAACTTGATTGATTAATTTGGAGTGTTCGATGTAAACCTGGTAGCAGTTTGGAATCTCATAATGAGGTTTGAATACTGAAGACTCAGCTTTTCTCAAATTAATTGCTTTTAGAAGAAATCCTGCAGTATGTTAGAATAGCACTTCATAAATGTTAAAGTTTCAGTATTGTGCCCAGCAAATGTTAAAGTTTCAGTATTGTGCCCAGCTTATACATACTGGTAGAGGTTGTGATCTACTGCATCCCTCATTCCCTCTTATGGGGAATGTAAAAAACTGACCAAAAGAAATAACCTACTGTAACATATTTTGTCGTCCATGCACCGATTTTGAACTAAGTTTTATGCAGATTCTCTACGCTTGGGTGTCTCTGGCTGCATATGTATGTGTTGTGCATGGGTTTCCATGTAGGGTTGTGTATGCATGCATATGTATTTTATGTTTGTAAGTTGTGGTCTGCTGCATCCAATTAATGGTGTAATGACAAAACAGGCCGGCACAAAGAAACAACCTGCTGGAACATATTTGTCATGTACTTACCGATTATTGACTTGTTACTTTTCTGTGGTTTTGTCTAGTATTTACTGAGTTGCAACTAGttagtttaatttttcttttggtgtgtgtgtgttgcaTCCGATTATATTGACATTTTCTTTTGTAAATGTATATTTATGTGTATATTTATTTTCAGGTTAGAGCTACTCCTGGGCATACATTAGGTTGTGTTACGTATGTTACAGGAGATGGGCCTGATCAGCCCCAACCAAGGATGGCTTTTACTGGAGATGCACTACTCATACGTGGATGTGGGAGAACTGATTTTCAGGTATAGACAATAGTGTCATAAACTTATAAAAATCTTTAAGATGTCACTTTTCTGTGACAGTTCTGCTGCTCTTTatcaaataaaaggaaaaagagaaatggaaaatgaaaaaataacGGCAGTGTGACAGTGGAAGTTAACTTGTTTTTTAAACGGGATTGTCAAGGGCATCTGTcaagtttgtttttatttctctAATCTGCTTGCAGGGTGGCAGTTCACAACAGCTGTACAAGTCAGTTCATTCACAGGCAAGCACATGACAAGAGAGTATACTGTGGCTTTGAGTACCATGAGAAATGAATGAGGTTGATTCATGACACTATATATTGAGAAAACGCTAATACTTTTGTTCTTACAAATCCAGATTTTTACATTGCCAAAGGATACATATATCTATCCTGCTCATGATTACAAGGGATTCACTGTAAGGAACCATCTATTGTTTATTTCTTCTGTACCAAGTGAACCTACGCAGCTACTTATGGCACATGTTTGCTTGAGATGCAGGTTAGTACCGTGGGGGAGGAGATGCTCTATAATCCTCGGCTCACAAAAGATGAGGTATATAATTGTTTTTCGCCAAAATCTTATGCTCCTTGCagttattaaattttgattttcgtCAGAAAGATGTAGCTACTGCTATCTGGTTAACGAGCAGATAATGATTTTCCTTTTTACTGTAATGAATTTGATTGTtgattcatttttatttatctGCATGTCCTGGGTCAATATTTAGCCAAGATGTCTTAGCATAATATTCACGATGTGAGACATTAATGTGACAGAGCTTCTGCCTAAAAGAAATCACTTGGTTTTACTAAGAATGGTTGATACTAATGTTGCTCAGATATTTGTAAAAGAATTTTGGTAAAATTTATAGGGTAATGAGAAATACTTTTTCTACCGTGTGAAGATTATTTGCTGATTAAGTAGCATCCGGTGTAGGGAAGTTTGCATGTTTTTTACTATATCTTTTTATGTTTGAACTGTTTTGTGCAGGAGGAATTTCAAAGTATCATGGAAAGTAAGTAAACGTATCTAGCATCTAATCTTGTAGCCGTTTACTGAACCGTTTTAGGTTAATTAAgacaaattttatgttttttgacaGATCTAAAACTCGCATATCCAAAAATGATTGACATAGCTGTACCTGCAAATATGGTTTGTGGATTGCAAGACTTGTCTGAAAGACCTGCCGAGTCCATGGCCAACTAGATACAGTTGCTGCTATGATTTGTACTTCAGACAAGAACTTCTAAAAGGAGTTGGCGCGTTACCACATAACTCGGGTGAAATATACTAGTAGTGCTGAAAAGGCAGATCTATATCCAATGATACCTCTCGTGTTTGTTTTAAGAGATAATTGTATGAGTTATTTTGTTGTgcagaaaaataataagaaaacggAACGAAAACGGAAAAAAAATGTGTGGATGAATGAAAGGGCCAGCTACCTGCGGCTGTTGTATTGGACTTACTACGTTAAACCTCTTGTTTACTATTTTCCATGCAACATCTTCTGCATGACATCTTTGTTGTTGAAGTTctttgtgacatcccacatcgttcaagggagtggatcctgtaagctttgtatgtatattcttatctctaCCTAGTACGAGGTATTCTGGTAGCTtcctggcttcaggttccattggaactccgaagttaagcgagttcgtgcaagagcaatcccatgatgggtcacccactgggaagttctcgtgtgagttctcagaaacaaaaccgtgagggcgtggtcggggtccaaaacggacaatatcgtgctacgtcGAATctggatgtggtgggggctcgggtTGGAATGTGATAATTgggtatcagagccaattccTGGTcggatgtgtgccgacgaggacgtcgggtccctaaggagggtggattgtgacatcccacatcgccaagGAGAGCGGATcctgtaagctttatatgtatattcccatctctacctagcacgaggttttttgggagctcattgacttcgggttctatcggaactccgaaattaagtgagttcgtgcgagagcaatctcatgatgggtcacccactgggaaattctcgtgtgaattcctagaaacaaaaccgtgagagcgTGGTCcgggtccaaagcggacaatatcgagCTACGACAGAGTTGAATCCGAGGATGCGTTGGAGGCctaggctgggatgtgacatctCCCTTTCGGCAGTTTTGAAATCtaaatttcattcaaatttgCTCAGAAACTGAATACTTGGACCTCTCAGAGACCAGAGAACATCCATCCATAATTTCTGTCTTAAAGTATCTTTATCTACCTCAATTACCTTATCCATTTGGAAATTGTTTGGACTTTTGACTTTTTAATCCATGCCTTCATTTAGGCATTTGGATAAGGGATTTCGAAGGCAACTAGAACAAGTTATTGAGAACTGGACAACAAAATGTTAGATATAGGGGATCAGGAATGCTCCCATGAGCATTACAAAGGCATGTGAGAGTGATATGCAAATCTCTACTTTAAATGTGTCATTTGCAAATTCTTCCCACATGTCTTTGTAATACTCATGGCGGGCATTCATATTCCTCTTTATTAAACATTTTGGTTCATTTCGTAATAACTTGGTCTCAATCTCATTAGGACCTTGAAATTCCTTATTCAAACATAGTAAAAGTAGCTTCATTTTTACCCAAGAGCTCATTTCCATCCTTCTAAATGTTTTACGGTAATCATTTTGAACTCATGTTTTAGTCGTATATGCTTCAAATTGGATACTATGGAtatttttttgggaactttaacgaaaagctcctggtactgttcactttaacgaaaaaccacatttttacattaaaaagtcaatacgggtactattcactttaccctttattttgtccttatcattaaaactcaaagttttcaagcacttttcattagttttccttattttttaatgaattagATTGGAAATGAGGTTTCTAACTTCAcccccaaaaaaatttaaaatcaaattttctttctatatttggaatatttcaaaatattaaaattttcccaactttcaaaatcaattttaTCTTGGAATTCTCAGAACATAACTAAAAAAATCC
Protein-coding sequences here:
- the LOC103405156 gene encoding persulfide dioxygenase ETHE1 homolog, mitochondrial-like isoform X2: MASDYVDSVDDAIDLEYESGGSKRETESEGDQEELIDPVDKTVDRDISLVKELGLKLIYAMNTHVHADHVTGTGLMKTKLPGVKSVISKASKSKADLLIESGDKIYFGDLFLEVRATPGHTLGCVTYVTGDGPDQPQPRMAFTGDALLIRGCGRTDFQGGSSQQLYKSVHSQIFTLPKDTYIYPAHDYKGFTVSTVGEEMLYNPRLTKDEEEFQSIMENLKLAYPKMIDIAVPANMVCGLQDLSERPAESMAN